The genomic DNA CGCATTTTCCAACCAGCAGATCGGTATGCTCAAGGACTTTGTCATCGCGCAGAATGCAATCAAGCTCCTGCTTCGGGGTATTGCAGCAAAGAACAATGGCTATAAAGTCCTCTCCTTTGATGCGAAATCTGCTACCTCCGGTATGGAACAGATCTACCTTGATGTCCTGAAAGATGAAAAGACACGCCACCTGGACTTCTGGATCAAGAAAAAACTGATGTTTTACCTGTACATGCTCTTTCATGAATCCATCATCGAACTTCCGTGGACTCTGCTCTCAAATGTGGTGGTTGCAAAACTCTGTCCGGTCATGCGAAACGCGCAGGTCTACTACCTCATGAAAGAGAGCATGCGTGACATGCATGATCTGGTCTCATTCAAGGATTATATCCCCAGGCGATATTTTGTCATGCATAACGGGATGTTCTTTGCCCGAGACCTGATGCTCGGAGAGGTCATGAGCGAGATGAAGTTGAACCCGATGATTAATATTCCTGAACTGAAGAAGTTCAAAAATCTGAATCTCATGGAGATGCTTACCCACCGGTGGCAGAAAAATCCATGGTACCAGACCAAACTTGTTGGTGATGCCATGGTCAATATCTTAAAGGAACTCAAGGTCGCCTCGGTCTGTGAGCATCCCCGTCCGGAGACGTATTATCAGATATACCAGGTGGGAGAGGAGATAACAAACCGGTGGATACGGCTCATGCAGATTGAGAAATATTACTTCTGGGATACTCCTGCCCATCAGGCTGCGGCGCTCAAGAATCAGGAAGAGTACGAGAAAGAAGCGCGGATGGCGATATTCGGGGAAGTATAATTTTTGTTGACGGGGTCAGGATTATGCTTGAGAAAATCCTGTCAATGATTCATCGTCACCGGGGATATATTGAGACAGGAAAGATACTCTTCATTGCTCTTCTGGCTCTTCTTGCATTATTTGTCTCGATATATGTCTTGTGGGAGAGCCCGTGGACCGGCTTTCGGTTTATTTATGTCTTCATACCACACCTCTATCTGATTCCAATAGTTCTCCTGGCCCTCTGGTACCCGAAATCAGGGTTGAGGTTGTTGGGGGTTATTCTCCTGTCTATTGTTGCTTTTTGGATCTTTTCAGATATTTTTGGGTATCAGTTCAGTATTGCCTTTGTCATGCTTTATACGGGTCTTGACCTGGCAACTATCATGGTCCTTTTGTTATATGTGAAGGATCGCAGATTGGTTGAGGCGGTAATATCTGATCTTATCGAACGGGGGGGAAGAAACAAGGATGAGAAAGTATCAAAATTCGGCGGAGATTTTGATGCAATTATCACGGCCTTGGGGAGCGGAGATGAGCATGAACGGGAGGATGCTGTCGAAGCTTTATCTGAACTGTCTGATCCCAGGATAGTACTTCCCCTGATTAGGACATTAACGGATGAAAGTCCGTTTGTCAGAAGAATGGCTGTAGAAGCACTCGGGAAGACAGGTTCTTTGAAAGCGGTGCAACCACTTATGAGGGCACTGGCAGACGATGATCGGTATGTCCGGGAAGCTGCCGCTGAGTCGTTAGGGCGTCTTGGTGAGGTAGCTATTCCTGATTTGGTGAGGGGGGTTCAGGAGAAAGACTGGAGAATCCGGGTCGGATCTCTCATTGCTCTCCGTGTCTCATCCGGAGTGATCCCTACCCTTGATCCTATTCTTGAGCGGTTATATGATGAGTCGCCCTATGTCAGGCGTGAAGCAGTCAAGACACTTGGACGTATTGGCAACTCTCTGATTGTTCCGTATATTATCCAGGCGACAAAAGATCAGGATGCGGGTGTCAGAATTCGGGCGATTACTGCTTTAGGAAAAATTGGTGAGAGAGAAGAGGTTATCCCGGTAATAAGCCGATGTATGAATGATCCCAATAGTGCAGTCAGGGTCAGGGCAAGGGAAGAATTGGAAAAATTGAGAGGAGAATCTAATTGAGAAAATCATTTGAGTCGCATAAATATTTTATTTTAATTTATTTTGCTATCCTTTTTTCAGCATTAATCGGCGTATCTGTTCGTCTGATCCCCTTTGGCATTATTATCAGTAATCACCCACGACTTGAAGGACTATGCGATACATGGTTTCTTCTCACACAAACAGAACTCGTGGCACATAATTATCCAATGTATTCGTGGTTCTATCCTTCTATTGGATTCCCGCAGGGATTAGAGACTATAGAAATGAATCCTCTCCTTCCTTTGATTGCTGCTACCATCCTGCTCCTTACGAGTGGAAGTGGAGAGGTAACGAATATTTCGATAATTTCATTTATCCCATTCTTTTCCTCTTTACTTCTTATTCCAATAACGTATTATTTCGGAAAGATGATGCATGGGAAATTTGCAGGGATAGCTGCAGCAGCTCTTGTGTGTGTTATTCCTTCTATTCTTATAAGGACAACTCTTGGATATCTGGATCATCATTGTTTTGAAATTCTTTTTTCAGCTGGTTTTTGTTATTACTTTGTAAAGTTGATTCCGGAGATTTTTCCAGAAAAAACCGTCGAAAAGATCTCGAATGGCGAAATTTTCATACGATTACCACTTTCTGCAATAATCTTATCAGCATTATTTTTCACGCTGGGAATACTCAATGTAATCACAATGATGGTCTTTTTTGCTATTGTAATGATTGTCCTAACCATAGCTTCCTTATTTGTAGATTCATTAATAATCAACAAAAAGAGACTCATTTTAATTTATTATTTAATCTTTCTGCCATCGACGTTTATTTTAATTCTATTAAGTATTATAAGTCAATCATCCGTAATCTTTCGCACGTTTAATCTTCTTGCTTTGGCACTGTTGGGCGGAGGCATCTGGTTATGGATAATTTTTTCAATTCCAGAGGTTTTTCAAAGACTATCATTAAAACGATTTTTTATTTTATTTCTTATTTTCCTATCCGGATTATTAATTGCAATAACGAATTTATTTCTACCACAATCCTGGGAACTCATCAATTATTTTTTTGCTTATCCATATACTTTAAATCTTGAATGGACTCCGCTCACAATTGATGGATTTTTGAAGATGTATGGTATTGCTCTCTTTCCCATATCAATAGGCCTTATTTATAGCATTCATCAGATATGGAAATTGAAAAACATACAATGGATCTTTATCTTATTTTGGTTCTCTTTTTTCCTTTTCGCTGCATTTCAGCATCAACGTCATTTATATTATCTGGATTATCCATTTGTGATACTTGCAGGTGCTGGTCTGAATGAAATCTGGATAAACGGAGGTAAATTTATCAGAACATTCAAACTATATACCAGCCAAAATACTGATAGTCTGATTCAGGATAATGCTGATTTACCTTATGGGAAAAGTATACCACCAAGCTTTTTTCAAAAAAATTCAATCCCGTTATCCGATTGGCTTGGAAGAATTTTGGCGATTTTCATTTTTTTCTGTATCATCCTGCAATTCAGCAGCGTATCATATGAATGGGTAAAAGATGACTTTAAAAACGATGTTCTCAATCAGGACTTTATTGATGCAATGATTTGGCTGCAGAATAACAGCCCGGATACCGGGATTAATCCGAGCCAGATATATTTAGCAAATCATTATGAAGTACCATCTGATGGATATTCTCTTATTACTCCATGGGTCTATGGATATGCTGCTCATTATTGGGCAAAGCGCCCAGTCAGTACAAGCGGGAATAAAGAGACAAACGGTGCCCTGATTGAATCATTATATGGATCCCGGAATCAGTCATTTACAGATGAGGTGATGAAATCACTCGGGGGGAGATATCTTATTGTTACTGCAGATTTTTTAAATGATGAATTGCCCATGTATCTGTATCGTGGCAGTCAGATACCGCCCATAATAAGTATTGATGAATATCTGAGTTTTCTTACAGATACAGACATTACAGGGGAGGAGAAATTCTATCCTGAATTTTACCAGCCATTCTACGAAACTCTTGCCATTCATCTCTATCTTTTTAACGGAAGTCATGTGCAGGGGAAATTTACAGTAAGAAATGCTAAACAGGGATCAGAATCAATTCTTTCTCCCCCATATGACCTTGATGAATTACACCATTTCAGACTAGTATACGAATCAAATACAACCGTTACCCCGTATACCGGACCAGTTCAGGATTCATTAAAACTGTTTGATGTGGAATCGTCTCCCTCAAAAGAGACCGCGCTGGATAAGATACCTCGGGTAAAAATCTTCGAATACAAGAACATTACTGAAATCCAGGAGAAGGGCTGATTGAAACTCCTTTAATAATCTATCAGGGCAGGGATTTTGGGTATATAAAAAAGTGCCAATGAAGTTTCATTAATCTTTTATCCTTTGTGAAAAAGGCTTAATTTTTTTACTGGTGCAAATTTCACAAACTTGTAAAGAAAAAACCATTTTAATTACGCTAGGTGAATGGAGAGTATTGATTTTTAAAAGAAAAACTTTCATGATGCCATCACCATAATACTTTAATTAGTATGATCAAAAAGGGATTATATGAATAATGAGGATGGGTTTTCTGGACTTGAAGCTATGATTGTTCTGATTGCCTTTGTGGTTGTTGCAGCAGTTTTTGCGTATGCAACGCTCGGATCTGGATTCTTTGTCGCCGACAAAGCCCAGCTATCAGTTCATGAAGGAACAAAAACCGCTGCTGCATCAGTTTATCAAGAAGGGGGAATATATGGGACAATGCATGAAACAACTCATCAGCTCGATAAACTTTCTTTTACCATATATGTCCCGGATGAAGGTTTAGATCAGGATCTGAAGCAGATGATCATCTCATATACCCAGAGTGACATTTCAAATCCAAAAGATTATACCTGGAGCGCAACTGTAGCAGATAATTCACACTTTTTTGCACAAGGGCTTGATTTACTTAAAGAGGGACAAAATGTCCGCATTGATCTAGCAGATGTCAAGGGGCCGACGAATGGGGGGTGGTTTGCTGTTGAGATCCGGCCAAAACAGGGATCCACATTATTAATAAAACGGTGGTTAAGCGAAGGGTATAATGGAGGAGTAATTATATAATATTTTTTTAGGGTTGAACTATTTATTCACTTATGCTAATCTTTATTA from Methanospirillum hungatei JF-1 includes the following:
- a CDS encoding flagellin; the encoded protein is MNNEDGFSGLEAMIVLIAFVVVAAVFAYATLGSGFFVADKAQLSVHEGTKTAAASVYQEGGIYGTMHETTHQLDKLSFTIYVPDEGLDQDLKQMIISYTQSDISNPKDYTWSATVADNSHFFAQGLDLLKEGQNVRIDLADVKGPTNGGWFAVEIRPKQGSTLLIKRWLSEGYNGGVII
- a CDS encoding HEAT repeat domain-containing protein is translated as MLEKILSMIHRHRGYIETGKILFIALLALLALFVSIYVLWESPWTGFRFIYVFIPHLYLIPIVLLALWYPKSGLRLLGVILLSIVAFWIFSDIFGYQFSIAFVMLYTGLDLATIMVLLLYVKDRRLVEAVISDLIERGGRNKDEKVSKFGGDFDAIITALGSGDEHEREDAVEALSELSDPRIVLPLIRTLTDESPFVRRMAVEALGKTGSLKAVQPLMRALADDDRYVREAAAESLGRLGEVAIPDLVRGVQEKDWRIRVGSLIALRVSSGVIPTLDPILERLYDESPYVRREAVKTLGRIGNSLIVPYIIQATKDQDAGVRIRAITALGKIGEREEVIPVISRCMNDPNSAVRVRAREELEKLRGESN